A DNA window from Mus caroli chromosome 8, CAROLI_EIJ_v1.1, whole genome shotgun sequence contains the following coding sequences:
- the Hmgb2 gene encoding high mobility group protein B2: MGKGDPNKPRGKMSSYAFFVQTCREEHKKKHPDSSVNFAEFSKKCSERWKTMSAKEKSKFEDLAKSDKARYDREMKNYVPPKGDKKGKKKDPNAPKRPPSAFFLFCSENRPKIKIEHPGLSIGDTAKKLGEMWSEQSAKDKQPYEQKAAKLKEKYEKDIAAYRAKGKSEAGKKGPGRPTGSKKKNEPEDEEEEEEEEEEEDEEEEEEDEE; encoded by the exons ATGGGCAAAGGTGACCCCAACAAGCCGCGGGGCAAAATGTCCTCGTACGCCTTCTTCGTGCAGACCTGCCGCgaggagcacaagaagaaacATCCCGACTCGTCGGTCAACTTCGCCGAGTTCTCCAAGAAATGCTCCGAGAGATggaag ACCATGTCTGCAAAGGAAAAGTCCAAGTTTGAAGATTTGGCCAAGAGCGACAAAGCTCGTTATGACAGGGAGATGAAGAACTATGTTCCTCCCAAAGgggataagaaaggaaagaaaaaagacccCAATGCTCCGAAGAGACCACC GTCTGCCTTCTTCCTGTTTTGCTCTGAAAATCGCCCAAAGATCAAAATTGAACACCCTGGCCTGTCTATTGGAGATACTGCGAAGAAACTGGGTGAGATGTGGTCTGAGCAATCTGCCAAAGATAAACAACCGTATGAGCAGAAAGCAGCTAAACTAAAGGAGAAGTATGAAAAG GATATTGCTGCATACCGTGCCAAGGGCAAGAGTGAAGCAGGAAAGAAGGGTCCTGGTAGGCCAACAGGctcaaagaagaagaatgaaccagaagatgaggaagaagaggaggaggaggaagaggaggaagatgaagaggaagaagaggaggatgaagaataA